The following coding sequences are from one Ammoniphilus sp. CFH 90114 window:
- a CDS encoding ABC transporter ATP-binding protein, with protein MADTVVEMRGITKRFPGIVANDNISFAVKQGEIHALLGENGAGKSTLMNILFGLYEQDEGDILIRGQKVKVQNPNDANRLGIGMVHQHFMLVEPFTVTENIILGIEPRRGAAIDRETARAKVKEISERYGLSVNADAMISEISVGMQQRVEILKTLYRGAEILIFDEPTAVLTPQEIEELMVIMKNLVREGKSIILITHKLKEIMAVSDMVTVIRRGKVVGSVATAETNPNKLAAMMVGKEVSFEVQKKEAVTGKTVLNVEGVTSQNEKGISVLNGIHLEVKAGEIVGIAGVDGNGQSELIEAITGLRKVNGGRIFLNDQDLTNKSPRTVIESGVSHIPEDRQKRGLVLDFSVGENMVLETYYKEPFSKGGIINYKEVYDYSRRLIEEYDVRTPSEHTLARSLSGGNQQKAIIAREVDKDPNLLIAAQPTRGVDVGAIEFIHKRLIEQRDKGKAILLVSFELEEVMQLSDRIAVIYEGKIIAIVNPKETTEQELGFLMAGGRKDKQEGDEIGS; from the coding sequence ATGGCGGATACAGTGGTAGAGATGAGAGGAATAACGAAGCGATTTCCTGGCATTGTAGCCAACGATAATATTTCTTTCGCGGTTAAACAAGGTGAAATCCATGCTCTTCTAGGCGAGAATGGTGCGGGGAAGTCCACCCTTATGAATATCTTGTTCGGTCTATATGAACAAGATGAAGGGGATATCCTCATTCGCGGACAGAAAGTAAAAGTTCAAAATCCCAATGATGCTAATCGATTGGGAATCGGCATGGTGCACCAGCACTTTATGCTCGTGGAACCGTTTACTGTCACAGAAAATATTATCTTAGGAATTGAACCTAGACGTGGTGCAGCTATTGACCGGGAGACGGCCCGAGCAAAGGTTAAGGAAATCTCTGAACGTTATGGTTTGTCTGTAAATGCTGATGCCATGATTTCAGAGATATCTGTTGGGATGCAGCAGCGCGTGGAGATCTTAAAGACCCTATACCGTGGTGCAGAAATCCTTATTTTTGATGAGCCAACAGCAGTATTAACCCCTCAGGAAATAGAAGAATTAATGGTTATCATGAAGAACCTTGTCCGTGAAGGTAAGTCCATTATTCTTATTACGCATAAACTGAAAGAAATTATGGCTGTATCCGATATGGTAACCGTTATTCGCCGTGGAAAAGTAGTAGGTTCTGTCGCGACAGCAGAAACGAATCCAAATAAATTAGCCGCTATGATGGTGGGTAAGGAAGTCTCCTTTGAGGTTCAAAAGAAAGAAGCTGTTACAGGAAAAACTGTTCTTAATGTAGAGGGTGTAACATCCCAGAATGAAAAAGGAATATCTGTTCTTAATGGCATTCATTTAGAGGTAAAAGCTGGGGAAATTGTAGGTATTGCAGGTGTAGATGGAAATGGTCAATCCGAGTTAATTGAGGCCATTACAGGGCTTCGTAAAGTAAATGGTGGTAGAATATTCCTAAATGATCAGGATCTGACCAATAAGTCCCCAAGGACTGTTATTGAGTCGGGAGTCTCTCATATTCCAGAAGACCGCCAAAAAAGAGGATTGGTATTAGATTTTAGTGTTGGTGAAAATATGGTCCTTGAGACTTATTATAAAGAACCCTTCTCTAAGGGAGGGATCATTAATTACAAAGAGGTTTATGACTATTCTAGAAGACTTATTGAAGAGTATGATGTTCGGACTCCAAGTGAGCATACCTTAGCTCGCTCGCTCTCTGGTGGTAACCAGCAGAAAGCCATTATTGCTCGAGAGGTTGATAAGGACCCCAATTTATTAATTGCAGCTCAACCTACTAGAGGGGTGGATGTAGGGGCTATTGAATTCATTCATAAACGTCTAATTGAGCAACGTGATAAGGGAAAAGCTATTTTACTTGTATCCTTTGAATTAGAGGAAGTAATGCAACTTTCCGATCGGATTGCCGTTATCTATGAGGGTAAAATCATAGCCATCGTTAACCCTAAAGAAACAACAGAGCAGGAACTAGGATTCTTGATGGCCGGAGGAAGAAAAGACAAGCAAGAAGGTGATGAGATTGGCAGCTGA
- a CDS encoding ABC transporter permease, with translation MRLAADKKEHALLIPLIAVLIGLLTGALLMLISGYNPIVGYGALFSGIFGSLYDVGETIREITPLIFTGLAVAFAFRTGLFNIGVEGQFIVGSLAAVVVGVLFDLPWYLHAPLAFLAGCIAGGLWAAIPGILKAKLHVHEVITTIMLNYVALISVNYLIRTYLKSSSERTEKIHSSASLTFEPLSALFDYSRIHLGIIIALLFAYLFYVVLWKTIWGYELRSVGYNPFASQYAGMSVPKNLVTSMMISGFLAGAGGAAESLGVYGYLAINAAMPGYGFDGIAVALLGANSPIGIILAAILFGSLQYGSNNMQHTAHIPTEIITIVIAVIILFVAANGAVKWLVKRARRRPEGEAKGYDRT, from the coding sequence ATGAGATTGGCAGCTGATAAGAAAGAACATGCATTATTAATTCCGCTGATTGCCGTGCTTATTGGCTTATTAACTGGAGCTTTGCTCATGTTAATTAGCGGTTATAATCCGATAGTAGGATACGGTGCTCTTTTCTCAGGAATTTTCGGTTCGCTCTATGATGTTGGAGAAACGATTCGAGAGATAACCCCTCTTATTTTTACGGGACTAGCCGTTGCTTTTGCTTTCCGCACAGGTTTATTTAACATTGGTGTGGAAGGACAATTTATTGTGGGTTCACTTGCTGCTGTTGTAGTAGGGGTATTGTTTGACCTTCCTTGGTATCTCCATGCACCATTAGCTTTTCTAGCAGGGTGTATTGCAGGAGGACTCTGGGCAGCCATTCCTGGTATATTAAAAGCTAAGCTGCACGTGCATGAAGTTATTACGACGATCATGTTAAACTATGTAGCTCTTATCTCTGTCAATTATTTAATTCGAACCTATTTAAAGTCTTCTTCCGAGAGAACGGAGAAAATTCACAGCTCCGCTTCGCTTACCTTTGAGCCACTGTCTGCTTTGTTTGATTACTCTCGTATCCATTTAGGGATTATTATTGCCCTCCTATTTGCCTATTTGTTTTACGTTGTACTATGGAAAACGATCTGGGGATACGAGCTTCGCTCGGTTGGATATAATCCTTTCGCTTCCCAGTATGCGGGCATGAGTGTGCCGAAGAACCTTGTCACCTCAATGATGATCAGTGGCTTCTTGGCTGGTGCTGGAGGAGCAGCAGAAAGTCTTGGTGTGTATGGTTATCTAGCTATCAACGCAGCCATGCCTGGATATGGATTTGATGGGATTGCAGTAGCTCTACTAGGAGCCAATTCGCCAATCGGAATTATTTTGGCAGCCATATTGTTTGGTTCTTTACAGTACGGTTCCAATAATATGCAGCATACGGCGCATATTCCAACAGAGATTATTACCATTGTCATTGCCGTGATTATCCTATTCGTTGCAGCTAATGGCGCGGTGAAATGGTTAGTAAAGAGGGCTCGCCGCAGGCCGGAAGGGGAGGCTAAAGGATATGACCGTACTTGA
- a CDS encoding ABC transporter permease translates to MTVLDILTTLIHNTIVYSTPLIFAALGGAFSERSGVVNIGLEGLMISGGFAAAVTTIFFGETMGLGPIAPWIGLLFAIVFGIIFALPHAVASISFRADQVVSGVAINFLAIGFAVFMLKKLFDGAAQTTTIQNPFKKFAIPFLSDIPYLGKAIFIAYPTSYLAIILAVVVYYVFFKTPFGLRLRAVGEHPKAADTVGVNVVQMRYIAVLLSGALAAAGGAAISLGITNNFTHSTISGQGFMALAALIFGKWHPIGALGAALFFGMAQALAAVGQVLGLTKYVPADFLTMLPYILTILALAGLVGKANAPSALGKPYEKGQR, encoded by the coding sequence ATGACCGTACTTGATATATTAACAACACTCATACATAATACGATTGTTTATTCCACGCCTCTCATCTTTGCGGCATTAGGTGGAGCCTTTTCAGAACGTTCTGGGGTAGTGAATATCGGATTGGAAGGCTTAATGATATCGGGTGGTTTTGCTGCTGCGGTTACCACCATATTTTTTGGTGAAACGATGGGGCTTGGGCCAATAGCCCCGTGGATAGGACTCTTATTTGCAATTGTTTTCGGGATTATTTTTGCTCTTCCACATGCCGTGGCTTCCATTAGCTTCCGTGCGGATCAAGTGGTAAGTGGAGTAGCGATTAACTTCTTGGCCATTGGATTTGCTGTTTTCATGCTGAAGAAACTGTTTGATGGTGCAGCCCAAACGACGACCATTCAAAACCCATTTAAGAAATTTGCTATTCCATTTTTGTCGGACATCCCTTACTTGGGAAAAGCCATTTTTATTGCCTATCCTACTTCTTATCTAGCCATTATCTTGGCTGTTGTGGTGTATTATGTTTTCTTTAAGACTCCTTTTGGTTTACGTTTACGTGCCGTTGGGGAACATCCCAAGGCGGCGGATACCGTCGGCGTCAACGTAGTTCAGATGAGATATATTGCAGTATTGTTAAGTGGCGCGCTAGCAGCAGCTGGTGGTGCGGCTATCTCATTAGGGATTACAAATAACTTCACGCACAGTACGATATCCGGACAAGGTTTCATGGCACTTGCTGCCCTTATCTTTGGTAAGTGGCATCCGATCGGTGCATTAGGAGCGGCTTTATTCTTTGGTATGGCCCAAGCTCTTGCAGCGGTAGGACAAGTTCTAGGACTAACGAAATACGTCCCTGCGGACTTTTTAACGATGCTTCCTTATATCCTCACCATCCTCGCTCTAGCAGGCTTGGTTGGTAAAGCAAACGCTCCTAGCGCATTAGGGAAGCCGTATGAAAAAGGACAGAGATAA
- a CDS encoding bifunctional 2',3'-cyclic-nucleotide 2'-phosphodiesterase/3'-nucleotidase: protein MKKSPLKKRAIVSATLVLGLIAPMANPNLIFANNQDIVNFRIIGTTDIHANVVNFDYYNNGVTNAFGLSKAATLINQARTEVPNSLLVDNGDTIQGSPLGDYVENKGLVKPGYVHPVMRAMNLLNYDAATPGNHEFNYGMEFLDLTLKGAEFPWVNGNVYDKETGKNYFTPYTILERQVVDMDGETHTLKVGVTGFVPPQILSWDKKHLEGKLVVEDIVKSAKEIVPQMKAAGADVVVVLSHSGIAEFDHNKNLKAYSEGMENAGYYLSQVEGIDAIVTGHQHQKFPLADNKVFPNGNGFDNEKGTVNGVPTIMPGSWGDNLGLIDLTIEKKDGKWAVTESKAQLRPIVVNKESVADSNKEIEEAVKVEHEATIQYMASPVGELKGDLNTFFALVQDNASMEIVNRAQKAYVEKALKGTEYEGIPVLSAAAPFKAGRGGVDNYTNVSSGTITIKNIADLYLYDNNVVTAIKVKGSDIKEWLEWSAGQFNQIDPNSTEEQNLINSSFPTYNFDVIDGVTYEIDITEPAKYDNGQAVINPTANRIKNLKFDGKALDPNMEFVVATNDYRASTGKLVNPGGVNTILNSPDSNRQAVMEYVVTNKVVDASVNNNWKFSTINGKVNVTFPSNPKGEELAKQVDHITYTGKTDDKGFGIFSIDLSGPAAEEAKTPAPVVTPAPVQVSAQVPAVAAEKTHVVQKGENLWAIAKKHYGKGSAFTKIVKANQGKIKAGFLIQPGQQLLIP, encoded by the coding sequence TTGAAGAAGTCCCCATTAAAGAAGAGAGCGATTGTAAGTGCTACACTTGTCTTGGGCTTAATAGCACCAATGGCTAATCCAAACTTGATTTTTGCAAACAATCAAGACATTGTTAACTTCCGAATTATTGGTACTACGGATATTCATGCTAACGTTGTTAACTTTGATTACTACAATAATGGTGTTACTAATGCATTCGGATTGTCTAAAGCCGCAACCTTAATCAACCAAGCTCGTACAGAGGTTCCGAACAGCCTTCTCGTAGATAATGGAGACACGATTCAAGGAAGTCCGCTAGGTGATTATGTGGAAAACAAAGGCTTAGTCAAGCCTGGATATGTTCATCCGGTAATGAGAGCAATGAACCTATTAAACTATGATGCAGCGACTCCAGGAAACCATGAATTTAACTATGGTATGGAGTTCTTGGATCTTACGCTTAAGGGTGCAGAGTTTCCTTGGGTAAACGGTAATGTTTATGATAAGGAAACCGGTAAGAACTATTTCACCCCGTATACGATCCTTGAGCGTCAAGTGGTAGATATGGATGGAGAAACTCATACACTTAAAGTGGGCGTAACAGGATTTGTTCCTCCTCAAATTTTGAGCTGGGATAAGAAGCACCTTGAAGGAAAACTAGTAGTAGAAGATATTGTAAAATCTGCTAAGGAAATCGTTCCACAGATGAAAGCAGCTGGAGCAGATGTCGTAGTAGTTCTTTCTCACTCTGGCATCGCAGAATTTGACCACAACAAGAACTTGAAGGCTTATTCTGAAGGAATGGAAAATGCCGGTTACTACTTGAGTCAAGTAGAAGGTATTGATGCGATCGTTACAGGGCACCAACACCAAAAGTTCCCTCTAGCTGATAATAAAGTGTTCCCTAATGGAAATGGCTTTGATAATGAAAAGGGTACAGTGAATGGCGTACCTACCATTATGCCTGGTTCTTGGGGAGATAACTTAGGTTTAATTGACTTAACAATCGAAAAGAAGGATGGCAAGTGGGCGGTAACTGAAAGTAAAGCGCAATTACGTCCGATTGTCGTTAATAAAGAGTCCGTTGCTGATTCCAATAAAGAAATTGAAGAGGCAGTGAAGGTTGAACATGAAGCTACCATTCAATATATGGCTAGTCCAGTTGGAGAATTGAAGGGTGACTTGAATACATTTTTTGCACTAGTGCAAGATAATGCTTCTATGGAAATTGTAAATCGTGCACAAAAGGCATATGTAGAAAAAGCCCTAAAGGGTACAGAGTACGAAGGAATTCCTGTATTATCTGCTGCAGCACCATTTAAGGCAGGTCGCGGTGGTGTAGATAACTACACGAATGTTTCATCCGGAACGATTACTATCAAAAATATTGCTGACCTTTACTTGTATGACAACAACGTAGTTACAGCTATCAAGGTTAAGGGTTCTGACATTAAAGAATGGCTAGAGTGGTCTGCTGGTCAGTTTAATCAGATTGATCCGAACAGCACAGAAGAACAAAACCTAATCAACTCCAGTTTCCCAACTTATAACTTTGATGTTATTGATGGAGTAACTTATGAGATTGATATAACAGAGCCTGCTAAATACGATAATGGCCAAGCGGTTATTAACCCAACAGCGAACCGTATCAAGAATCTTAAGTTTGATGGTAAGGCTCTTGATCCAAACATGGAGTTCGTTGTAGCGACCAATGACTACCGTGCAAGTACAGGAAAGTTAGTCAATCCAGGAGGAGTAAACACCATCCTTAACTCTCCTGATTCTAATCGCCAAGCAGTAATGGAATATGTAGTAACGAATAAGGTTGTTGATGCTTCTGTAAACAACAACTGGAAGTTCTCTACTATTAATGGAAAAGTAAATGTTACTTTCCCTTCTAATCCAAAAGGAGAAGAGCTTGCTAAACAAGTAGATCATATTACGTATACTGGAAAAACTGACGATAAGGGCTTTGGTATCTTTAGCATTGACTTAAGTGGTCCAGCTGCAGAAGAGGCGAAGACTCCAGCACCAGTTGTAACTCCGGCTCCTGTACAAGTATCTGCTCAAGTACCAGCAGTGGCTGCTGAGAAGACTCATGTTGTTCAAAAAGGTGAAAACCTATGGGCAATTGCGAAG